GGAGATTAGCCAGCAAATTGATAGTCTATCCAAGATCACTCCCGCGACAACCAGCCTGAAAAGCCGTCAGGAAGAAGGAATGGCGATTTCTAAATCGCTGACTGAGGCCGATAGCTTGATGGAAGACTGGATGCATCAGTACAATGCCGATACACTCAAGGGAATGGATGCCGCACAAGCCAAAGTGTATCTGGATCAGGAACTGGCGAAGATCACCATCGTAAAAGAGAAAATAAACAGCGGAATTACGGTTGCCAAGAAATTCTTAGGCCGCTAAGCGTGTTGAATGTTTATAAGGTTCACCACCGTATTTCGACTCTTTATTTCTTTTGATTCAGTATGCATTCCCTTCTTAAAAATAGTATCCGGGTCGCCGTTCTGACCTTTTTTGCGGCTTGTTCTTCGTCGGAAAACCGTTTACCTATTCTGGGCGAACGCGATACCGTTTCCAAAGTCGTCGACGGTGAAACCGTAACCGATACGGTTTATTACCAAATTCCGCCGTTTCAGTTTGTCAATCAGGATAGCCTGCCCATCAGTGACAAAACCTACGACGGCAAGATTTACGTAACCGACTTCTTTTTTGTTACCTGCCCGACGATCTGTCCGAAAATGAAAACCCAAATGAAACGGGTTTACGATAAATTCAAGGGTAATTCGGACGTTATGTTTCTTTCTTACACGATTGATCCCCGGCACGATACGCCCGCCGTTTTGAAAGAGTTTGCGACCAATCTGGGGATTACCGGCAACCAGTGGCAGTTTGCCACCGGTCCAAAAGAAGAGATCTTTAAAACCGGGAAAAGCTACATGGTGGTGGCCCAGGAAGACGCTGGCGCACCGGGCGGATTGCTGCATAGCGGCCATTTTGTGCTCGTCGATAAGGAGAAGCACGTTCGGGGCATGTACGACGGCACTACGGAAGAAGGAGCCGATAAACTGATGACCGATATCAACAAGCTTCTGGCTGAATACCAAAAACAATGAAACGAGTATTGATCGGACTGGCGGTATCCTTCCTTTTTTTTCAGACGGCCTGTCAGAGCCAGGAAGAGCTGAAAAAAGAAAAGTATTTTGTGGAAGGGTACCAGCTTTACACCGAACACTGCGCCAATTGCCACCAAACCGACGGCAAAGGGCTCGAAGCGCTTTACCCCCCTATCAACGCATCTGACTACCTTCAACACAAAGAAAAAGTGATCTGCCTGATTCGCTTCGGGCAGAATGAACCCATTACCGTAAACGGGAAACGGTTTTCGCGGCCCATGCCGGCCAATCCGCAGCTGACGGATATTGATGTAGCCGCCATTACGACTTACATCTACAACAAGTGGGGCAATGAAACCGTCATTTCAGAGGTGAAAGACGTTAGCAAGGTGCTGGACGTGTGCCGGGCTCAGCAGCAACGGTGACGACTTACGGATTGCCTTCGGCAAGCCGGAAAATACCCGTAGGCTTGCGAATAAAGTAGTGCGAAAACGACTGATCGGTATCCAGACCAATTCCTTCGAGCCGCTCGTTTGTGGCTTTGCTCAGGATTTTAACCGGCTTTTCCGTGTAAACCTTCTTTGTCGTCGGGTTCCAGTTCAACTCGGGCGTGTATAAATCCTGGTTCTTCTTTTTGTTGACTACCACCACATTCCCCATCACCCGGTAGAAGTTCTGGGCGTGCACGTAACGACCGGAGTCGGCCCGAAGCGTGGTCTCGATCTGCCCATCAGGGCCGTAAAACTCAATGTTGACGGTTTTTGGATAAACCCGGTCGTTCGTTTGGTATTTGTACTGCAACGGTGTCGTCATCTTCACCTTCAACTGTGCCGCTTCGCTGTACAAAACCTGTACATTATTGATTTCCTCTAACGGACCGGTATAGGGTTTTGTATCCTTGGCTGCGGGCTCATCCTTGCAACCGCTCAGACCAATGCCAATCAAGCCAACGAATAAAACCGCGGAGATACGCTTAGTGATCATTGTTTTGTTGTGTACTATTCCGACGTTAGAACATAAGTCCGGGCGGTCTGGTTCACCCGTTTGAGTAAACGGTAACGAACCAGCCGGTACGCCTTAGTCGACCTTATACCGTACAAACCATTGCTGATTGAGCGAGAAGCCAAGACCAATTTTAAAATACCGTTCCCGAATTTGCCCTTCCGTAACGGTTCCCCGCTGCCCGCCAATCAGCGAGATCGTCATGGAATTGACGAATTGTCCAACGGGTAGTGAAAGTCCCAGACTGACATTCATATCCGTCGGCTGCTTTCCGCCTACTGAATACGGCAACGTTCCATAATTAACGCCCAGCCGGTAAGGAATCAAATCCAGGTAACGACTCGAGCGCACTTTGGGCGTGTACTCCAGACCCGCGCCGATTGAATAACTGTCTTTCAAACCGCCCGACTCACCGTTCAGATTCGTAAACTTGGACCAGGGCTGATACCCGAATTCCAGCCCGACGGCCAGCTTCTGGGATTTTTCGAGCACAATACCGCCCCGCAATTGCGCCGGCAAGGTAATGGAACCTTTACTGCGGGTACTCACCGTGTCAGGGTTGGAAATCAGCGTTCCGCCCGCGTCGATTTGCTGATACGTATCCACCGAATTTCCATTGAGTTTCGTCAGGGGCTCAACTGTTGCCCCGACATTAAGGAACCAGTCTTTGTTTAACTTGGGACGCCAGGCTGCTCCCAAGCGCCAGAGAACGTCGCTGTAGCTATTTAACGTCGAACGCTTGACCGTAATGTCGTCCCCCCCGATCAACAGCCGTGAATCCGAATCGTTCGTAATGTTCCCGAAAATGAAAGAGGCTTCAAAACCGACAAAAAGACTTCGGGTCAGGCTAAACCCGTTCGTAAACGTGGCTTTGTTGAGGCCACCCCGTCCGTGGTAGATGTATTCGGATTCGTAAATGGTACCGGGTATCCGCTGGTATTGCGTCGTCTGGTAGTCAACGTAGCTGTAGGGCCGCAAGCCGATGCCCGCCGACCAGAATTTGGTCACGGGAAACGCCAGCGTCAGGTAGCTCAGGTTAGCCCCGAAATCCTGCTGGTTTTGCCCGCGGTTATCCGCCAGCGTTTTGCTTTGCCCCAACAGCCCCACTTCAAAAATGGTGTACCGGTTTCGAACCAGGAGGGCCGGGTTGGCACTGTTAAGAAAAAAGCCGTTTGCGTAGGCCGTTCCCAGCCCGCCCATGCCCAGATTGGTGATGTTGTTGTTCCCGTGAATTTCGCCAATACCCAGCGACGAATAAGGAGAATTGCCTAAACCTTGTGCCTGAGCGGTCAATTGGGCTAC
This Larkinella insperata DNA region includes the following protein-coding sequences:
- a CDS encoding SCO family protein encodes the protein MHSLLKNSIRVAVLTFFAACSSSENRLPILGERDTVSKVVDGETVTDTVYYQIPPFQFVNQDSLPISDKTYDGKIYVTDFFFVTCPTICPKMKTQMKRVYDKFKGNSDVMFLSYTIDPRHDTPAVLKEFATNLGITGNQWQFATGPKEEIFKTGKSYMVVAQEDAGAPGGLLHSGHFVLVDKEKHVRGMYDGTTEEGADKLMTDINKLLAEYQKQ
- a CDS encoding c-type cytochrome, producing the protein MKRVLIGLAVSFLFFQTACQSQEELKKEKYFVEGYQLYTEHCANCHQTDGKGLEALYPPINASDYLQHKEKVICLIRFGQNEPITVNGKRFSRPMPANPQLTDIDVAAITTYIYNKWGNETVISEVKDVSKVLDVCRAQQQR
- the lptC gene encoding LPS export ABC transporter periplasmic protein LptC → MITKRISAVLFVGLIGIGLSGCKDEPAAKDTKPYTGPLEEINNVQVLYSEAAQLKVKMTTPLQYKYQTNDRVYPKTVNIEFYGPDGQIETTLRADSGRYVHAQNFYRVMGNVVVVNKKKNQDLYTPELNWNPTTKKVYTEKPVKILSKATNERLEGIGLDTDQSFSHYFIRKPTGIFRLAEGNP